In a single window of the Phycisphaerales bacterium genome:
- the rfbC gene encoding dTDP-4-dehydrorhamnose 3,5-epimerase, with translation MRFTQTPVAGAFLIEIEPRGDQRGFFARAFCEEEFRAAGLVTRFVQVNNSLSAERGTLRGLHYQLPPRAETKVVRCIRGALYDVVLDLRTGSPTFGQSYGAELSAENRKMLYVPKGCAHGFYTLTDDCEAFYFVDEFYAPELERGVRWDDPRFRIAWPGAPTVQSEKDRGYADYSGTGVVL, from the coding sequence GTGCGTTTTACCCAGACCCCGGTGGCCGGTGCTTTCCTGATCGAGATCGAACCCCGGGGCGACCAGCGGGGCTTCTTTGCCCGGGCCTTCTGCGAGGAGGAGTTTCGCGCGGCGGGCCTTGTCACCCGGTTTGTGCAGGTCAACAACTCGCTCAGCGCGGAGCGCGGCACATTGCGGGGGCTGCACTACCAGTTACCGCCGCGGGCGGAGACCAAGGTCGTGCGCTGCATTCGTGGTGCGCTGTACGACGTGGTGCTCGACCTGCGGACCGGTTCGCCCACCTTCGGCCAGAGTTACGGAGCGGAGTTGTCGGCCGAGAACCGGAAGATGTTGTACGTCCCCAAGGGTTGTGCGCACGGGTTTTACACGCTCACTGACGATTGCGAGGCCTTCTACTTCGTGGACGAGTTCTACGCGCCCGAACTGGAGCGGGGGGTACGCTGGGATGACCCGCGCTTCAGAATTGCGTGGCCGGGGGCGCCGACAGTGCAATCGGAAAAGGATCGCGGGTATGCGGACTACAGCGGTACCGGCGTCGTGCTCTGA
- a CDS encoding glycosyltransferase, with the protein MSLTVQLVTFRGQHPATFRALCIETENVLAALGDVTLFDARQERPIPRWRIRLDQRWPALSERLPPRRFTDPPRTFDLLLVQAVGLAELGSLIPLRGLLRRAGRSACWVHELWAHNLPQRTGEVRWLSQFDALFVGLENSAAPLAAATGRPTAYLPHAVDCLAWAPPAPPPPRVIDVFWYGRRVESTHEALRALARKHGLFYLFDTVQPGKPYDLGVHRQAMINLAQRTRLMFVTPAKAGDPNQTRGQMEIGYRFMEAAAAGAVMIGGRPTAPAWDRFFNWPGAIEELPVGTTEVEYAVLGLLGDEAERERRSRRACAEALRRLDIAYRWQDILKHFGLPTSVALQQRLATLATRAAEFDAPVGAGGGALVGAL; encoded by the coding sequence GTGTCCCTAACGGTCCAACTGGTCACGTTCCGCGGGCAGCATCCGGCCACGTTTCGGGCGCTATGCATCGAAACCGAGAATGTGCTCGCGGCGCTCGGTGACGTGACGCTGTTCGATGCCCGGCAGGAGCGCCCGATCCCGCGCTGGCGTATACGCCTCGATCAGCGCTGGCCCGCGCTTTCGGAGCGGCTGCCGCCGCGCCGCTTCACGGACCCGCCGCGCACCTTTGACCTGTTGCTGGTGCAGGCGGTGGGGCTGGCCGAACTCGGATCGCTGATACCGCTCCGGGGACTGTTGCGGCGCGCGGGTCGGTCGGCCTGCTGGGTGCATGAGCTCTGGGCGCACAACCTGCCCCAGCGCACCGGCGAAGTCCGCTGGCTCAGCCAGTTCGATGCCCTCTTCGTCGGCCTCGAGAACAGTGCAGCGCCGCTGGCCGCGGCTACTGGCCGACCGACGGCGTACCTGCCGCACGCGGTCGATTGTCTCGCGTGGGCGCCACCCGCCCCGCCACCACCGCGAGTGATCGACGTGTTCTGGTACGGCCGGCGGGTCGAGAGCACGCACGAGGCGTTGCGCGCGCTGGCCCGTAAGCACGGGCTGTTCTATCTTTTCGACACCGTGCAGCCGGGCAAGCCGTACGACCTGGGCGTACACCGGCAGGCGATGATCAACCTCGCGCAGCGCACCCGGCTGATGTTCGTGACGCCGGCGAAGGCCGGTGATCCGAACCAGACGCGTGGGCAGATGGAAATCGGATACCGTTTCATGGAAGCGGCCGCGGCGGGCGCGGTGATGATCGGTGGCCGACCGACGGCTCCGGCCTGGGATCGTTTCTTTAACTGGCCGGGCGCAATCGAGGAGCTTCCGGTTGGTACCACCGAAGTGGAATACGCCGTACTCGGTTTGCTTGGAGACGAGGCCGAGCGTGAACGGCGGTCGCGGCGGGCGTGTGCCGAGGCGCTCCGACGGCTCGACATTGCGTACCGTTGGCAGGACATTTTGAAGCACTTCGGCCTGCCGACCAGTGTGGCCTTGCAGCAGCGCCTGGCGACGCTTGCGACGCGCGCTGCGGAGTTTGACGCGCCCGTGGGCGCTGGTGGGGGGGCGCTGGTGGGTGCGCTGTAG
- a CDS encoding NAD(P)-dependent oxidoreductase, giving the protein MRILFTGASSFTGCWFVRALAAAGHTVVATFRQPAEAYEGVRAERVRLATGACHPVYGVSFGDEAFLQLVVSEPFDVLAHHAADVTNYKSPDFDVAAAVASNTRGLPRVLAALQARECRRVVLTGSVFEPGEGAGEYEHGVLRAFSPYGLSKGLTAEMFRYYVAVAGLRLGKFVIPNPFGPCEEPRFTAYLLRSWAAGETPAIRTPAYVRDNIHVSLLAAAYVRFVAELPTVPGFSRCAPSQYAETQGAFAQRFAAAIAPRLGLPCPLRFEQQKEFPEPRVRINTDVFATEDLHWNEDAAWDELAAWYRPRLQHTG; this is encoded by the coding sequence ATGCGCATTCTTTTTACCGGTGCCAGCTCGTTCACCGGCTGCTGGTTCGTGCGGGCACTCGCGGCCGCGGGCCACACCGTGGTCGCGACGTTTCGACAACCCGCCGAAGCGTACGAAGGCGTGCGCGCCGAGCGCGTGCGGCTGGCGACAGGTGCCTGCCATCCTGTGTATGGCGTGAGTTTCGGGGATGAGGCGTTCCTGCAGTTGGTCGTGTCGGAACCGTTCGACGTACTGGCGCATCACGCGGCCGACGTGACGAACTACAAGAGCCCGGACTTCGACGTGGCCGCGGCGGTCGCGAGCAACACGCGCGGGCTGCCGCGTGTGCTGGCGGCGCTGCAGGCGCGCGAGTGCCGCCGCGTTGTATTGACCGGCAGTGTCTTCGAGCCGGGTGAAGGGGCCGGCGAGTACGAGCACGGCGTACTGCGGGCGTTCTCACCCTATGGTCTGTCGAAGGGCCTGACGGCGGAAATGTTCCGCTACTACGTCGCGGTCGCGGGCCTGCGGCTGGGCAAGTTCGTGATTCCGAATCCCTTCGGTCCGTGCGAGGAGCCGCGTTTTACGGCGTACCTTTTGCGCTCGTGGGCGGCGGGGGAGACGCCGGCGATCCGCACACCGGCGTACGTGCGCGACAACATCCACGTGTCGCTGCTGGCGGCGGCGTACGTGCGGTTCGTTGCGGAGCTGCCGACGGTGCCGGGGTTTTCGCGGTGTGCGCCCAGTCAATATGCGGAAACGCAAGGCGCGTTCGCGCAGCGCTTCGCTGCGGCCATCGCACCGCGCCTGGGACTGCCATGCCCGCTGCGGTTCGAGCAGCAGAAGGAATTTCCCGAACCGCGCGTTCGGATCAATACGGACGTATTCGCGACAGAGGACCTCCACTGGAATGAGGATGCGGCCTGGGATGAACTGGCGGCCTGGTACCGCCCGCGCCTTCAGCACACCGGATGA
- a CDS encoding glycosyltransferase family 39 protein, which produces MTPPICDPVEVAASRRFRRHALLIVVAAALLRALWALAVPVEPVSDSARYDFFAQRLAAGLGYTEAGGRPTAYWPVGPSFLYSLAFRCTGNDTPARFQAAAVLNLLLGVGAVALVIVLGRTWVGPRAALAGGWLLTLWPSQIQFTTVLNSELPMVFFMLLAAAVWWPAMRRPAAWHGRALVAGVCLAAAAYMRPTALLLPVVFCLPGLVWGPRRLVTVAGGVLMVAALVGVLLPWSLRNQRELGDFVLISTNGGVNFWMGNNPQAWGGYMPPPPMEQFGSEPARDRGLKAEALAYIRAEPAAFAKRTLVKAVRLHERESIGIGWNEPGLRRALAGVGGAGASGAGSSTAADRVLFAAKLATNVYWWLVLLLAVVGVGRMLLVGPRFDDASPAVTPGGGGPGGGAAGRLLGTLLSPPVLMWGYFTAVHAVSVIQDRYHFAAIPAIALLAGVAVVGWTQARVALLTSRDVQRGSAPAPESACTL; this is translated from the coding sequence ATGACCCCTCCCATCTGCGACCCCGTGGAGGTCGCCGCCAGCCGCCGCTTTCGGCGCCACGCGCTCCTGATCGTCGTGGCGGCGGCGCTGCTGCGCGCCCTGTGGGCGCTCGCGGTGCCCGTCGAGCCGGTCTCCGACAGCGCCCGCTACGATTTCTTCGCCCAGCGACTCGCGGCCGGGCTCGGCTACACCGAAGCGGGCGGCCGCCCGACCGCGTACTGGCCGGTCGGTCCCTCCTTCCTCTACTCCCTCGCGTTTCGCTGCACGGGTAACGACACGCCGGCGCGGTTCCAGGCCGCGGCGGTGCTCAACCTGCTGCTCGGCGTCGGCGCGGTCGCCCTTGTAATTGTCCTCGGCCGCACCTGGGTCGGGCCGCGGGCGGCGCTGGCGGGCGGCTGGCTGCTCACCCTTTGGCCGAGCCAGATCCAGTTCACCACCGTGCTCAACAGCGAGCTGCCGATGGTGTTCTTCATGCTGCTCGCGGCGGCCGTCTGGTGGCCGGCGATGCGGCGGCCGGCGGCGTGGCACGGGCGGGCGCTGGTGGCGGGCGTGTGCCTGGCCGCGGCGGCCTACATGCGGCCGACGGCCCTGTTGCTGCCGGTGGTCTTCTGCCTGCCGGGGCTGGTGTGGGGGCCGCGGCGGCTGGTGACGGTGGCCGGGGGCGTGCTGATGGTCGCGGCGCTGGTCGGGGTGTTGCTGCCGTGGTCGCTGCGGAACCAGCGCGAGTTGGGCGACTTCGTGCTCATCAGCACGAACGGCGGGGTGAACTTCTGGATGGGCAACAACCCGCAGGCGTGGGGCGGATACATGCCGCCGCCGCCCATGGAGCAGTTCGGGTCGGAGCCGGCCCGCGACCGCGGGTTGAAGGCCGAGGCACTTGCTTACATCCGGGCCGAGCCGGCCGCGTTCGCCAAGCGTACGCTGGTGAAGGCGGTGCGGCTGCACGAACGCGAGAGCATCGGCATCGGCTGGAACGAGCCGGGGCTACGGAGGGCGCTGGCGGGTGTGGGTGGCGCTGGCGCGAGTGGCGCGGGGTCGTCGACGGCCGCCGACCGCGTGCTCTTCGCGGCGAAGCTGGCGACGAATGTGTACTGGTGGCTCGTGCTGCTGCTGGCGGTCGTGGGGGTGGGGCGGATGCTGCTCGTTGGGCCGCGGTTCGACGATGCGTCACCCGCCGTAACGCCGGGGGGAGGCGGGCCGGGTGGCGGGGCGGCGGGCCGCCTCCTGGGTACCCTCCTGTCCCCGCCGGTGTTAATGTGGGGCTACTTCACGGCCGTGCACGCGGTCAGCGTGATCCAGGACCGTTACCATTTCGCCGCGATTCCGGCGATCGCCCTGCTGGCGGGGGTGGCGGTGGTTGGGTGGACGCAGGCCAGGGTAGCCCTGCTTACCAGCCGGGATGTGCAGCGCGGCTCCGCGCCGGCCCCGGAGTCCGCATGTACCTTGTAG
- a CDS encoding glycosyltransferase family 2 protein — protein sequence MSFAALGIVVIGRNEGERLRRCLESLRSAGYPLVYVDSASTDGSVALAKLLGADVVALDLTEPFTAARARNAGFRRLVEIAPQVELVQFVDGDCEAFAGWLPAATEFLMQHPTIGIVAGRVRERYPEASVYNRLCALEWNRPAGETRYCGGIALFRRVAFEAAGGFDPEIIAGEEPELCIRIRRRGWRIWRLAEDMVWHDTAMFRFGQWWRRSVRAGHAYAEGAARHGGPPERHFVRETRSILLWGVLLPLATLGAAWPTGGLSLVLLLAYPLLAWRVMRRQRLAGWSPAEARLYGVFVMLGKWPQALGVLKFTLNRLRGRRTRLLEYKDMGPAATGRAAERALEAQSHAPL from the coding sequence ATGTCTTTTGCTGCCCTCGGCATCGTTGTCATCGGTCGCAATGAAGGGGAGCGTCTGCGCCGCTGCCTTGAATCGCTGCGGTCGGCGGGTTATCCGCTGGTTTACGTCGACTCTGCCTCGACGGATGGAAGCGTCGCACTGGCAAAGTTGCTGGGCGCGGATGTTGTCGCTCTCGACCTGACTGAGCCGTTCACCGCCGCCCGGGCGCGCAACGCGGGCTTTCGGCGGCTGGTCGAGATTGCTCCACAGGTCGAGCTTGTGCAGTTCGTCGACGGGGATTGCGAGGCATTCGCCGGGTGGCTCCCTGCAGCTACCGAATTCCTGATGCAGCATCCAACAATCGGTATTGTGGCTGGACGTGTCCGCGAGCGCTATCCCGAGGCGTCGGTGTACAACCGACTTTGTGCGCTGGAGTGGAACCGCCCGGCTGGCGAGACGCGTTACTGCGGAGGCATCGCGCTGTTTCGCCGTGTGGCTTTCGAGGCCGCCGGGGGGTTCGACCCCGAGATCATCGCCGGCGAGGAGCCCGAGCTCTGCATTCGCATCCGCCGCCGCGGTTGGCGAATCTGGCGGCTGGCTGAGGACATGGTCTGGCATGACACCGCGATGTTCCGCTTCGGCCAATGGTGGCGGCGGTCGGTTCGTGCCGGTCACGCCTACGCCGAGGGTGCGGCTCGGCATGGTGGTCCACCCGAGCGGCACTTCGTCCGCGAGACGCGCAGCATTCTGCTCTGGGGAGTACTGCTGCCGCTCGCAACGCTGGGTGCGGCTTGGCCCACCGGCGGCCTGAGTCTGGTGCTGCTGCTTGCGTACCCGCTGCTGGCGTGGCGGGTTATGCGGCGGCAACGGTTGGCTGGCTGGTCCCCCGCCGAGGCCCGGCTGTATGGCGTGTTCGTCATGCTGGGCAAGTGGCCGCAGGCATTAGGGGTGCTGAAGTTTACGCTCAACCGGTTGCGCGGACGCCGGACGCGGTTGCTGGAGTACAAGGACATGGGCCCGGCCGCGACGGGGAGGGCTGCCGAGCGCGCCCTGGAAGCGCAGAGTCACGCGCCGTTATGA
- a CDS encoding glycosyltransferase: MTSDALVYLASALPALSETFVYNELFALRARGGRVLAASVHRPAAGLGDPRLEVLAAESIPVYGAGVWRLLRDAAVEGACQGPRALGTLGLALRDLVCARDVRGVRRLKILWQALAALALARRLRARGVRHLHAHMAHVPTTLAMYAARQLGVTFSFTGHANDLFPQRALLAEKLRRAAFTACISHWHRAFYREVVTALPDERLPLVRCGVEVPSSAATPGRRPRLEVLAVGRLVPKKGFDVLLRAIAQLVAAGCDLTCRIVGGGPEDGALRRLADALALRDRVSFDGPQPHMAVQAAVRAADLFVLPCRIDSAGDRDGIPVVLMEALAAGVPVVAGDLPAIRELIRHEDTGLLTVPGDVAAVATALRRLYDDRDLLRALATRGRAWVAEEFERDVNITRLCTAFAQHTAVQNVCQVSTGLRHGDEGSGRYPTT; the protein is encoded by the coding sequence ATGACGTCCGACGCTCTTGTCTATCTCGCCAGCGCTTTGCCCGCCCTCTCGGAGACGTTTGTATACAACGAGCTCTTCGCACTGCGAGCGCGGGGCGGACGCGTGTTGGCAGCGTCCGTGCATCGGCCAGCCGCCGGGCTCGGCGATCCGCGCCTGGAGGTGCTCGCCGCGGAGTCGATACCAGTCTACGGTGCCGGCGTGTGGCGCTTGCTACGCGATGCGGCGGTCGAGGGGGCGTGTCAGGGGCCGCGGGCACTGGGAACGCTGGGGCTCGCTTTGCGTGACCTGGTGTGCGCTCGCGATGTCCGTGGCGTGCGCCGCCTCAAGATTCTCTGGCAGGCCCTGGCGGCCCTGGCGCTCGCGCGGCGGCTGCGCGCCCGGGGCGTGCGCCACCTGCACGCGCACATGGCCCACGTCCCGACGACCCTCGCGATGTATGCGGCCCGCCAACTCGGGGTCACGTTCAGCTTCACGGGCCACGCGAACGACCTGTTCCCGCAGCGGGCGCTGCTGGCCGAGAAGCTGCGGCGGGCGGCATTCACCGCCTGCATCAGTCATTGGCATCGTGCGTTCTATCGCGAGGTGGTGACGGCACTGCCGGACGAACGTCTGCCGCTCGTGCGCTGCGGCGTCGAGGTGCCCAGCTCGGCTGCGACGCCCGGTCGGCGGCCGCGCCTGGAGGTCCTTGCCGTCGGGCGCCTCGTGCCCAAGAAGGGTTTTGATGTCCTCCTGCGGGCCATCGCGCAACTGGTGGCGGCCGGGTGTGACCTCACGTGCCGGATCGTCGGTGGCGGTCCCGAAGACGGCGCCCTGCGACGTCTGGCGGACGCGCTCGCACTGCGGGACCGGGTGAGTTTCGATGGGCCGCAACCTCACATGGCCGTGCAAGCCGCAGTCCGGGCGGCTGATCTCTTCGTATTGCCCTGCCGCATCGACTCGGCAGGTGACCGCGACGGCATTCCCGTGGTGCTGATGGAAGCGCTGGCGGCCGGAGTGCCGGTCGTGGCCGGCGATCTGCCTGCCATTCGTGAGCTCATTCGGCACGAGGATACGGGCCTGCTCACAGTGCCGGGCGATGTCGCTGCGGTCGCCACGGCCCTGCGCCGGCTGTACGATGATCGGGACCTGCTGCGGGCGCTCGCCACTCGCGGTCGGGCGTGGGTGGCTGAAGAGTTCGAGCGCGACGTCAACATTACACGGCTTTGCACGGCCTTCGCGCAGCACACCGCGGTCCAGAATGTGTGCCAGGTGTCCACGGGGCTGCGGCACGGGGACGAAGGTTCCGGCCGTTACCCGACCACGTAA
- a CDS encoding glycosyltransferase family 2 protein: MSAPRLLVISPLRNEAQYIERTIASMVAQTVRPAIWLIVDDGSTDATPEIVAAAAAQHPWIRLHRRADRGVRKVGGGVVEAFDEGLALYDLADFDYVCKLDGDLEFQPVYFERLFDKFSADPRLGTASGKSWIRVGDRLVWERTSDDFSQGQTKLYRVACFRDIGGFVREVMWDGIDCHRCRMLGWRARSFRDEDLRFIHLRPMGSSFKGIYTGRLRWGYGQYFMGTHPLYALAIGVYRAIERPWLLGGVLILAGYLGGYLRRRPRYPDPVFRRYLRQWQLARLRLAPPPPSPAAGMPEPALSSAVGS; this comes from the coding sequence ATGTCCGCACCCCGCCTGCTCGTGATCTCCCCACTGCGCAACGAGGCGCAGTACATCGAGCGCACCATCGCCTCGATGGTCGCGCAGACCGTGCGGCCCGCCATCTGGCTGATCGTCGACGACGGCTCGACCGATGCCACGCCGGAGATCGTGGCCGCGGCCGCGGCGCAGCACCCCTGGATTCGCCTGCACCGCCGCGCCGACCGCGGCGTGCGCAAGGTCGGCGGCGGCGTGGTGGAGGCCTTCGACGAGGGGCTGGCGCTTTACGACCTGGCCGATTTCGACTACGTCTGCAAGCTCGACGGGGATCTCGAATTCCAGCCGGTCTACTTCGAGCGCCTTTTTGATAAGTTTTCGGCCGATCCGCGCCTTGGCACCGCCAGTGGCAAGTCCTGGATTCGCGTCGGCGATCGGCTTGTCTGGGAGCGCACCAGCGACGATTTCTCGCAAGGCCAGACCAAGCTCTACCGCGTCGCCTGCTTTCGCGACATCGGCGGCTTCGTCCGCGAGGTGATGTGGGATGGCATCGACTGCCACCGCTGCCGCATGCTGGGCTGGCGGGCCCGCAGCTTCCGTGATGAGGACCTGCGTTTCATCCACCTTCGCCCGATGGGTTCCTCTTTCAAGGGCATCTACACCGGCAGGTTGCGCTGGGGCTACGGCCAATACTTCATGGGCACGCATCCGCTCTACGCCCTGGCGATCGGGGTGTACCGGGCCATCGAACGCCCCTGGCTGCTGGGCGGTGTTTTGATCCTCGCAGGGTACCTCGGTGGCTACCTTCGCCGGCGCCCGCGTTACCCCGACCCGGTATTCCGCCGATACCTCAGACAATGGCAGTTGGCGCGTCTGCGGCTGGCTCCCCCCCCGCCTTCGCCGGCGGCGGGTATGCCTGAGCCGGCACTGTCGTCAGCGGTCGGATCGTAG
- a CDS encoding NAD(P)-dependent oxidoreductase has translation MRVFVTGHLGYIGVHLVDLLKAAGHTVTGCDVGLFERCEWEPFVRPDRELLRDVRTLTPQDVAGHDAVCHLAAISNDPMGALNPEITFSVNREGSIHLARISKEAGVGRFLFSASCSVYGKGSKLDLDETDPLNPLTAYAQSKIDTEAAVSQMAGDGFSPVFLRNATAYGHSPMLRIDLVVNNLLGSALSYGEIRIQSDGTPWRPLIHCRDIGRAFVAFAEAPVARVHNMAVNVGANEENYQVREIGDEVQRLIPTARVTYTGEVGDDSRSYRVKFDKLAQVLPDFRLQYSLASGMEELHERMVAHGFSARDFEGKQFVRLRTLKDRLDRLGVAAVAT, from the coding sequence ATGCGCGTGTTTGTTACGGGCCACCTCGGCTACATCGGCGTTCATCTCGTGGACCTGCTCAAGGCCGCGGGGCACACCGTGACCGGCTGCGACGTCGGACTCTTTGAGCGCTGCGAATGGGAGCCCTTCGTACGGCCCGATCGCGAACTGTTGCGTGACGTCCGCACGCTGACGCCGCAGGATGTCGCCGGTCACGACGCCGTGTGCCACCTGGCCGCGATTTCGAACGACCCCATGGGGGCCCTCAACCCGGAAATCACGTTCAGCGTGAACCGGGAGGGCTCCATCCACCTGGCCCGCATCTCCAAGGAGGCCGGGGTTGGCCGGTTCCTCTTCTCGGCCAGTTGTTCGGTGTACGGGAAGGGTTCCAAGCTGGATCTCGACGAGACCGATCCGCTGAATCCGCTGACGGCTTACGCGCAGTCCAAGATCGACACGGAAGCGGCCGTAAGCCAGATGGCCGGGGATGGCTTCTCGCCGGTGTTTTTGCGCAACGCAACGGCTTACGGGCACTCGCCGATGCTGCGGATTGACCTGGTCGTGAACAACCTGCTCGGCAGCGCGTTGAGCTACGGTGAAATCCGGATCCAGAGCGACGGCACGCCCTGGCGCCCATTGATCCACTGTCGCGACATCGGGCGCGCCTTCGTCGCATTTGCGGAAGCGCCGGTCGCGCGGGTCCACAACATGGCCGTTAATGTGGGTGCGAACGAAGAGAATTACCAGGTCCGGGAGATTGGTGACGAGGTGCAGCGGCTGATTCCCACGGCGCGGGTCACCTATACCGGGGAGGTGGGCGACGATTCTCGCAGTTACCGTGTGAAGTTCGACAAGCTGGCACAGGTCCTGCCCGACTTCCGACTCCAATACTCGCTGGCCAGCGGCATGGAGGAATTGCACGAGCGCATGGTGGCGCATGGTTTCAGTGCCCGGGATTTCGAAGGCAAACAGTTCGTTCGGCTCCGCACGCTCAAAGACCGACTCGATCGGCTCGGGGTCGCGGCGGTGGCGACGTAA
- a CDS encoding methyltransferase domain-containing protein has protein sequence MHSTLVLESAAAAHEIPLGQIQLLHCPRCDVLWNQAFDPKLIHYGSGFEESQFGSPTFRRFAEQLALNLTDRHGLRHRTVVELGCGKAEFLSLLCRTAEAQGYGIDPAGDPARLDPGDAGRVTLLTEFYGEHHRDLIRRADFVCCRHTLEHLHDSLGFLRLLRRHLDGRPEVPVYFDVPDTEHVLEEGAFWEANYEHCLCFTATSLANLFEQAGFHVDRTAREYGGQNLLIEARATASAATHPPARGPEASERAAQFGALVRSSVAAWRRLLLAAGRRTVLWGSGSRAVGFLGAVGLGEREVQAVVDINPRRQGLYQPGFGRPILAPAALVEEPPERVIVMNPLYVVEIGKSLEALGLHPEILPVNEPPA, from the coding sequence GTGCATTCGACGCTGGTGCTGGAGTCCGCCGCGGCCGCTCATGAAATTCCGCTCGGGCAGATTCAGTTGCTCCACTGCCCGCGCTGTGACGTTCTGTGGAACCAGGCCTTCGATCCCAAGTTAATTCATTATGGCAGCGGATTCGAAGAGTCGCAGTTTGGCTCGCCCACGTTTCGCCGCTTTGCCGAGCAACTTGCGCTCAACTTGACTGATCGACATGGGCTGCGCCATCGGACGGTGGTGGAACTGGGTTGCGGCAAGGCCGAGTTTCTCAGTCTGCTATGCCGGACGGCCGAGGCCCAGGGCTACGGGATTGACCCCGCCGGTGACCCGGCCCGGCTCGATCCTGGGGATGCGGGACGCGTCACGCTGCTCACCGAGTTTTATGGCGAACACCACCGTGACCTGATTCGCCGAGCCGACTTCGTCTGCTGCCGACACACGTTGGAGCACCTGCACGATTCGCTGGGTTTCTTGCGCTTGCTGCGCAGGCATCTCGATGGCCGGCCGGAGGTCCCCGTTTACTTCGATGTGCCCGACACGGAGCACGTGCTTGAAGAAGGGGCCTTTTGGGAGGCGAACTATGAGCACTGCCTGTGTTTCACGGCGACCAGTCTGGCCAACCTGTTCGAACAGGCGGGTTTTCATGTAGATCGTACGGCCCGTGAGTACGGCGGCCAGAACTTATTGATTGAAGCGCGGGCCACGGCTTCAGCGGCAACGCACCCTCCTGCGCGAGGCCCGGAGGCGTCAGAACGCGCCGCACAATTTGGCGCGCTGGTACGGTCAAGTGTGGCAGCTTGGCGCCGACTGCTGCTGGCCGCAGGGCGCCGCACCGTGCTGTGGGGTTCGGGCTCGCGGGCGGTTGGATTCCTCGGCGCCGTGGGCCTGGGCGAGCGTGAGGTACAGGCCGTCGTCGACATCAATCCCCGGCGACAGGGCCTGTACCAGCCGGGCTTCGGCCGGCCGATCCTGGCGCCCGCGGCGCTGGTGGAGGAGCCGCCCGAGCGCGTGATCGTGATGAACCCGCTGTACGTGGTGGAGATCGGCAAGTCACTCGAGGCGCTGGGCCTGCATCCGGAGATCTTGCCCGTGAACGAGCCGCCGGCCTGA
- a CDS encoding glucose-1-phosphate cytidylyltransferase has protein sequence MPDIAKVPVFVLCGGLGTRLREETELRPKPMVPVGNHPILWHVLRTYAHHGFRRFILCLGYKAEVIKQYFLSYTSLNSDFTVHLQTNQVTVHSIDHDLNWEVTLADTGALTMTGARVARAAERFLGDAQHFAVTYGDGLTDANLRAEWEFHLAEGRIGTVLGVNPPSRFGELKTQGAAVVEFAEKPEFTESWINGGYFFFRREFLSYLSPDEGCVLERAPLVNLARDGQLSMFRLRGFWGCMDTQRDREQLDQLWASGRAPWAVWNR, from the coding sequence ATGCCCGATATCGCCAAGGTGCCGGTCTTTGTCCTCTGTGGTGGTCTCGGCACCCGCCTCCGTGAAGAAACGGAGTTGCGTCCCAAGCCCATGGTACCAGTCGGCAACCATCCCATTCTCTGGCATGTACTGCGTACCTACGCGCACCACGGTTTCCGGCGCTTCATCCTCTGCCTGGGCTACAAGGCCGAGGTCATCAAGCAGTACTTCCTCAGCTACACCTCGCTCAACAGCGACTTCACGGTGCACTTGCAGACCAACCAGGTCACCGTGCATTCCATCGATCACGATCTCAACTGGGAGGTGACCCTGGCGGACACCGGTGCGCTGACGATGACGGGGGCTCGCGTCGCCCGGGCGGCTGAAAGATTCCTCGGCGATGCCCAACACTTCGCCGTGACGTACGGGGACGGCCTGACCGATGCCAATCTGCGCGCCGAGTGGGAGTTTCACCTGGCGGAAGGGCGCATCGGCACGGTGCTCGGCGTGAACCCCCCGTCACGTTTCGGTGAGTTGAAGACCCAGGGCGCCGCAGTGGTCGAGTTCGCCGAGAAGCCGGAGTTCACGGAGAGCTGGATCAACGGCGGCTACTTCTTCTTCCGGCGCGAATTTCTGTCCTATCTCAGCCCGGATGAGGGTTGTGTGCTGGAACGCGCGCCACTCGTCAACCTGGCTCGCGATGGGCAGCTCTCGATGTTCCGGCTGCGCGGCTTCTGGGGCTGCATGGACACCCAGCGCGACCGTGAACAACTCGATCAGTTGTGGGCCAGCGGCCGGGCGCCGTGGGCCGTCTGGAACCGCTGA